The Blastomonas fulva genome contains a region encoding:
- a CDS encoding SDR family NAD(P)-dependent oxidoreductase yields the protein MSDCTVIIGASGGIGAALMRETQARGAHVVALARSFDGVAHIDLEDEPSIAAAAEHIRAQGLIPSRVIVATGLLHADRKGPEKSLKDIDPAWMARNFAVNTIGPALVAKHFVPLMPRKAPALFAAIGARVGSISDNRLGGWYGYRAAKAALHMTIRNIAIEWGRRNDQSICVALHPGTVDTGLSKPFQGNVAEGRLFDAAYSAACLTDVLDGLQAADSGGIFAWDGTAIQP from the coding sequence ATGAGCGATTGTACCGTGATCATTGGAGCGTCGGGCGGGATCGGCGCGGCGCTGATGCGCGAGACACAGGCACGCGGTGCGCATGTCGTTGCACTAGCCCGCAGCTTTGACGGCGTGGCGCATATCGACCTCGAGGACGAACCCAGCATAGCGGCAGCGGCCGAGCACATCCGCGCTCAGGGCCTGATCCCCAGCCGGGTGATCGTCGCCACCGGACTGCTGCATGCTGATCGCAAGGGGCCGGAAAAGAGCCTCAAGGACATCGACCCTGCCTGGATGGCGCGCAACTTCGCGGTCAACACCATCGGCCCGGCGCTGGTCGCCAAGCATTTCGTGCCGCTGATGCCGCGCAAGGCCCCTGCCCTGTTCGCTGCGATCGGCGCGCGGGTGGGCAGCATCTCCGACAACCGACTGGGTGGCTGGTACGGCTATCGCGCCGCCAAGGCCGCGCTGCATATGACCATCCGCAACATCGCCATCGAATGGGGGCGCCGCAACGACCAGTCGATCTGCGTCGCACTGCACCCCGGGACCGTCGATACCGGCCTCAGCAAGCCGTTCCAGGGCAATGTGGCAGAGGGCCGGCTGTTCGATGCGGCCTATAGCGCCGCATGCCTGACAGACGTGCTGGACGGCCTTCAAGCGGCCGATTCGGGCGGGATATTCGCCTGGGATGGCACGGCCATTCAGCCCTAG
- a CDS encoding CHAT domain-containing tetratricopeptide repeat protein: MIKAAVALASGIGLFLGAPAHAAPDRTRLDALITQFEAADANSDVEGYRKIADQTLAEARRLYPAGHPEIAARALYVAQALAASGEMDPAKAEVDRIIPVLAGAQGYKADWRNALSLRAYILNFKGDHAGALAINEQLAAEYASDPSSQGIRDHAVTLSNLAASYLEHGRLDDALARNAEAIRIGLALDPVPQDVAIWSANRVVYFYSAGRTEDAIVTAQEGIAQAGGALGTDHPAMANLYANLGAILMRINRPHDAMAPIRQAYELIEKANGGPNQNSATMRTQFAQALVRAGQHKDALAFLDYATPIIDAQLGAQSDRSLVARDTRLVALIALGQGAQAEALARELLAVRDARLPDGHRDRANTRDNLAKAAFSIENWATARDAAAQAVDLRSKALSPDHPDLLLSRAFLLRVEDRGDLRPATELVAEARQVFEALTLNAQLARGSAQAERQRPAYGWLAEVFARRGAADDAFRAQQWAARTALDDMLAIAASELSAKADPQLASLLVRRRELVAARQGLEARIDANGGRPDPKFDLAGVSNDLAGNRSEIAALDAGLTPEQRNSLMFAPASLEDIQATGERGDVSIMITDIGDSWLVTALDAGRVLQTLVGADAPVDALVAQLRAVADPTGDGVLDRAASSQLFAALFPGETAALVRSARQLYVTANGSLGSLPFGLLSADRAGRGLLMEKSTIVRRVGVPRGRTAAFAPTGNTLIAFGGVKGAPARTLMAMRSASTARTIADLPDLPDSRRELAALGQAIGTGSAQLLVGDDATEEALRRATVPPGAVLAFATHGLLSGELDGLSEPALLLSPAGNDDGLLKPSEIGAMNLPAGLVILSACNTAATSSTDRPQLAGLVQGFFLAGAERVLASHWPVRDDVARRLSVSTVRGMNNRLAPAEALRRAIGQVRKGSDGEPAIDKPALWAVFELFEAN, from the coding sequence ATGATCAAAGCTGCAGTGGCACTGGCGAGCGGTATCGGTCTGTTTCTGGGGGCACCAGCCCATGCCGCACCCGATCGCACCAGGCTGGACGCCCTGATCACGCAGTTCGAGGCCGCCGATGCCAATAGCGATGTCGAGGGTTATCGCAAGATCGCCGACCAGACCCTCGCCGAGGCACGGCGGCTCTATCCTGCCGGCCATCCCGAGATCGCCGCACGCGCGCTGTACGTCGCCCAGGCGCTGGCTGCTTCGGGCGAGATGGATCCGGCCAAAGCCGAGGTCGACAGGATCATCCCCGTGCTTGCGGGCGCGCAGGGATACAAGGCGGACTGGCGCAATGCGCTCAGCCTGCGCGCCTATATCCTCAACTTCAAGGGCGATCATGCCGGTGCGCTGGCGATCAACGAACAGCTCGCCGCCGAATATGCCAGCGATCCGTCAAGCCAGGGCATTCGCGACCATGCCGTAACGCTGTCGAACCTGGCAGCGTCGTATCTCGAACATGGCCGTCTCGATGACGCGCTCGCGCGCAATGCCGAGGCGATCCGCATTGGCCTCGCGCTGGATCCCGTCCCTCAGGACGTCGCCATCTGGAGCGCCAACCGGGTCGTCTATTTCTATTCCGCCGGGCGCACCGAAGACGCCATCGTCACCGCGCAGGAAGGTATCGCGCAAGCAGGCGGCGCCCTCGGCACCGATCACCCGGCGATGGCCAACCTCTACGCCAATCTCGGCGCGATACTCATGCGGATCAACCGTCCGCACGATGCCATGGCGCCGATCCGGCAGGCCTATGAACTGATCGAAAAGGCCAATGGCGGCCCCAACCAGAACAGTGCGACGATGCGGACGCAGTTCGCCCAGGCGCTGGTGCGGGCCGGGCAGCACAAGGATGCCCTCGCCTTTCTCGATTATGCCACGCCGATCATCGATGCCCAATTGGGCGCGCAGAGCGACCGGTCGCTGGTGGCCCGCGATACGCGGCTGGTCGCGCTGATCGCGCTCGGCCAGGGTGCGCAGGCCGAAGCGCTGGCCAGGGAGCTGCTGGCGGTGCGCGATGCGCGGCTGCCCGATGGCCACAGGGACCGCGCCAATACGCGCGACAATCTCGCCAAGGCCGCCTTCTCGATCGAGAATTGGGCAACCGCGCGCGATGCAGCCGCGCAGGCCGTGGACTTGCGCAGCAAGGCGCTCTCCCCCGACCATCCCGATCTGCTGCTGTCTCGGGCATTTCTGCTGCGCGTGGAGGACCGCGGCGACTTGCGCCCGGCAACCGAGCTCGTCGCCGAGGCGCGCCAGGTTTTCGAGGCGCTGACCTTGAACGCGCAGCTTGCCCGCGGGTCCGCCCAGGCAGAGCGCCAGCGGCCCGCTTATGGCTGGCTGGCAGAGGTGTTCGCGCGGCGCGGTGCGGCAGACGATGCCTTCCGCGCTCAGCAATGGGCGGCGCGCACCGCGCTCGACGACATGCTGGCGATCGCGGCGAGCGAGCTTTCCGCCAAGGCAGACCCCCAGCTTGCCAGCCTGCTGGTGCGGCGCCGCGAACTGGTGGCGGCGCGCCAGGGGCTGGAGGCGCGGATCGATGCCAATGGCGGGCGCCCAGATCCGAAGTTCGATCTGGCGGGCGTTTCGAACGATCTGGCCGGAAACCGCAGCGAGATCGCTGCACTCGATGCCGGACTGACCCCCGAGCAGCGCAACAGCCTGATGTTTGCCCCCGCCAGCTTGGAGGACATTCAGGCGACCGGCGAGCGGGGCGACGTCAGCATCATGATAACCGATATCGGCGACAGCTGGCTGGTGACCGCGCTGGATGCCGGACGCGTGCTGCAGACCCTTGTCGGCGCCGATGCTCCGGTGGACGCGCTCGTCGCGCAGCTGCGCGCCGTGGCTGATCCGACGGGCGATGGCGTGCTCGACCGGGCCGCATCGTCGCAGCTGTTTGCAGCGCTTTTCCCGGGCGAAACCGCAGCGCTGGTGCGCTCGGCGCGTCAGCTTTACGTGACCGCCAACGGCTCGCTGGGGTCCCTGCCCTTCGGCTTGCTGTCGGCCGATCGCGCCGGCCGTGGGTTGCTCATGGAGAAATCGACCATAGTGCGGCGGGTGGGCGTGCCACGCGGCCGGACGGCGGCCTTCGCGCCCACCGGCAACACACTCATCGCCTTTGGCGGCGTAAAAGGCGCGCCCGCGCGAACCTTGATGGCGATGCGCTCGGCGAGCACCGCAAGGACGATTGCCGATCTGCCCGACCTGCCCGATTCACGCCGCGAACTGGCCGCGCTTGGCCAGGCGATCGGCACCGGGTCTGCGCAGCTTCTGGTCGGCGATGACGCCACCGAAGAGGCATTACGCCGCGCCACTGTCCCGCCCGGCGCGGTGCTGGCCTTTGCCACCCATGGCCTGCTTTCTGGCGAGCTCGACGGGTTGAGCGAACCCGCGCTGCTGCTGTCGCCCGCAGGCAACGACGACGGCTTGCTCAAGCCCAGCGAGATCGGTGCGATGAACCTGCCTGCCGGGCTGGTGATCCTGTCGGCGTGCAACACCGCAGCAACCAGCTCGACCGATCGCCCGCAGCTGGCAGGGCTGGTCCAGGGCTTCTTCCTCGCCGGGGCCGAGCGCGTGCTGGCAAGCCATTGGCCGGTGCGCGATGATGTCGCCCGGCGGCTGTCGGTCAGCACCGTGCGCGGCATGAACAACCGCCTGGCGCCGGCCGAGGCACTGCGCCGCGCGATCGGCCAAGTCCGCAAGGGATCGGACGGCGAACCGGCAATTGACAAGCCCGCGCTGTGGGCGGTGTTCGAGCTGTTCGAAGCCAATTGA
- a CDS encoding cobalamin-independent methionine synthase II family protein, whose protein sequence is MPRGPELTALLLARDAGEPYDVAAFDTAVSDAVNRSVACQRECGVDIVSDGEMGKVGYSTYMIERLSGFGGHVDRKPAADLAEVPDLARRLSAIMGSQEFVRASCIGPVRLVSLEPLHDDIRRFRAAMDAHAPGVRGFMNAASPGLITAFQVNRHYPSHEAYLADLADAMREEYETIVGAGFDLQLDCPDLAMSRHTGYQDLSEDEFLKVAAANVEALNAATANIPPERMRMHICWGNYEGPHDHDIPLERVVDIVLAARPATILFEGANPRHEHEWTVWRDAKIPSDKRLAPGVIDTCSNYVEHPELIAQRLARFAGIVGADRIIGSTDCGFGTFAGYGKIDPLVTAKKLKALREGADLAGARL, encoded by the coding sequence ATGCCGCGTGGACCCGAGCTGACCGCTTTGCTGCTCGCGCGCGATGCAGGCGAACCCTATGATGTTGCCGCGTTCGACACTGCGGTGTCCGATGCGGTAAATCGCTCGGTCGCCTGCCAGCGCGAATGTGGAGTCGACATCGTCAGCGACGGCGAAATGGGCAAGGTCGGCTATTCGACCTACATGATAGAGCGGCTGTCGGGCTTTGGCGGGCACGTCGATCGCAAGCCGGCCGCAGATCTGGCCGAAGTGCCCGATCTGGCGCGCAGGCTCTCCGCGATCATGGGCAGTCAGGAATTCGTTCGTGCCTCGTGCATCGGTCCGGTGAGGCTGGTATCGCTCGAGCCGCTGCACGACGATATCCGCCGCTTTCGTGCCGCGATGGATGCACATGCGCCAGGCGTGCGTGGTTTCATGAACGCGGCTTCCCCCGGGCTGATCACCGCCTTCCAGGTCAACCGCCACTATCCCAGCCACGAGGCGTATCTGGCCGATCTCGCCGATGCCATGCGCGAGGAATATGAGACGATCGTGGGCGCCGGGTTTGACCTGCAGCTCGACTGCCCCGATCTGGCGATGTCGCGCCATACCGGCTATCAGGACCTGTCCGAGGACGAGTTCCTCAAGGTCGCTGCCGCCAATGTCGAGGCGCTGAACGCTGCCACCGCCAACATCCCGCCCGAGCGGATGCGCATGCACATCTGCTGGGGCAATTACGAAGGTCCGCACGATCACGATATCCCGCTCGAGCGCGTGGTCGACATCGTGCTCGCCGCGCGCCCGGCCACCATCCTGTTCGAAGGGGCCAACCCCCGGCACGAACATGAATGGACGGTGTGGCGCGATGCGAAAATCCCCAGCGACAAGCGGCTGGCCCCCGGGGTCATCGACACCTGCTCGAATTATGTCGAGCACCCCGAACTGATTGCGCAGCGGCTGGCGCGTTTCGCCGGCATTGTCGGCGCAGACCGTATCATCGGCAGCACCGATTGCGGGTTCGGCACCTTTGCAGGCTATGGGAAGATCGACCCGCTGGTGACCGCCAAGAAACTCAAGGCTTTGCGCGAAGGCGCTGATCTTGCAGGCGCGAGGCTCTAA
- the lexA gene encoding transcriptional repressor LexA — protein sequence MLTRKQHDLIRFIQVRLEEDGISPSFEEMKEALDLKSKSGVHRLVSALEERGFIRRLPNRARALEILKLPEASVKPRAKELAAAAAAKTDAAKSNIVSMDAVRKAQPPVAANNNVLEIPLHGRIAAGAPIEAFEGTEILPVPAALLGSGEHYALEVSGDSMIEAGILDGDFALILRTESARDGEIVVALVRGEEATLKYLRRENGRIRLDPANASYDPQYYAPHEVQVQGKLAGLLRRYH from the coding sequence ATGCTGACCCGCAAACAACACGATCTGATCCGCTTCATCCAGGTACGGCTGGAGGAAGACGGCATTTCCCCCTCGTTCGAGGAGATGAAGGAAGCGCTGGATCTCAAGTCGAAGTCGGGTGTCCACCGGCTGGTCAGTGCGCTGGAGGAACGCGGTTTCATCCGCCGCCTGCCGAACCGTGCGCGCGCGCTCGAAATCCTCAAGCTGCCCGAAGCGAGCGTCAAGCCGCGCGCCAAGGAGCTGGCCGCGGCCGCCGCTGCCAAGACCGATGCGGCCAAGAGCAACATCGTCAGTATGGACGCAGTCCGCAAGGCGCAGCCGCCGGTCGCTGCCAACAACAATGTGCTGGAAATCCCGCTGCATGGCCGGATCGCTGCAGGCGCACCGATCGAAGCGTTCGAGGGCACCGAAATCCTTCCCGTGCCCGCCGCACTGCTGGGCAGCGGCGAGCATTATGCGCTCGAGGTGTCGGGCGATTCGATGATCGAGGCAGGGATTCTCGATGGCGATTTCGCGCTGATCCTGCGCACGGAATCGGCGCGCGATGGCGAGATCGTGGTGGCGCTGGTCCGCGGCGAGGAAGCAACGCTCAAATATCTGCGCCGCGAAAACGGCCGCATCCGGCTCGATCCGGCCAATGCTTCCTATGATCCGCAATATTATGCGCCGCACGAAGTGCAGGTGCAGGGCAAGCTTGCAGGCCTGCTGCGCCGCTATCACTGA
- a CDS encoding YaaA family protein: protein MIILLSPAKSLDFDSPPPAVDPSPIRFEAEAERLVRSAARLTKARLKQIMPVSDALIDLNYGRYRGFYDQPERPAAFAFNGDVYSGLAARSLEEPALAFAQDHVRILSGLYGLLRPLDNIRPYRLEMGTRWAPRHPSLVSYWGDRIAAAVADDLAASGSDTVVNLASQEYFAAADKGLKKRGIRVVTADFRQQGPDGPRFISFEAKRARGLAARFLCENRHDDAEALKGFDTDGYRFDPETSDEAVWRFIRA, encoded by the coding sequence ATGATCATCCTGCTTTCCCCCGCAAAATCCCTGGATTTCGATTCGCCACCCCCCGCCGTCGACCCGAGCCCGATCCGGTTCGAGGCCGAGGCCGAGCGGCTGGTGCGATCGGCTGCACGGCTGACCAAGGCGCGGCTCAAGCAGATCATGCCGGTTTCCGATGCGCTGATCGATCTGAACTATGGCCGGTATCGCGGTTTTTACGATCAGCCCGAGCGCCCGGCCGCCTTTGCCTTCAACGGCGATGTCTATTCCGGCCTTGCCGCGCGCAGCCTTGAAGAACCGGCTCTGGCCTTTGCGCAGGACCATGTGCGCATCCTTTCCGGGCTCTACGGCTTATTGAGGCCGCTTGATAATATTCGGCCCTATCGCCTTGAAATGGGTACGAGATGGGCGCCACGTCACCCCTCTCTGGTGTCGTACTGGGGCGACCGGATTGCTGCGGCGGTTGCCGATGACCTTGCCGCCAGCGGAAGCGACACGGTGGTCAATCTGGCTAGCCAGGAGTATTTCGCTGCAGCCGACAAGGGGCTGAAAAAGCGCGGAATCAGGGTGGTGACCGCCGACTTCCGCCAGCAGGGCCCGGATGGCCCGCGCTTCATCAGCTTCGAGGCCAAGCGGGCGCGCGGGCTGGCGGCACGGTTCCTGTGCGAGAACCGCCATGACGATGCAGAGGCGCTCAAGGGCTTCGATACCGATGGCTACCGCTTCGACCCGGAAACCAGCGACGAGGCCGTGTGGCGGTTCATCCGCGCATGA
- a CDS encoding polysaccharide deacetylase family protein — MTFARLPGKDDFVQFAPGFGQRYLVTIDVEEEFDWTRPIQREGYSLDAIEAITDFQTLCEQYGVTPLYLVDWPIISDPRGKEIYGALVREGRAEVGIQLHPWVNPPFDEEVTQRNTYAGNLPPELERAKFYRLRDAIAEVTGKQPIAYRAGRYGIGPETLNLLREAGVRFDTSVRANFDYSKAEGPDFSHYPLEPYWLDRRLDIVELPVTSVYWGLLRRQGPIFPFAQMAGLTKSLMARGRLLERISLTPEGISVTEVIRGIDIALDDGLPILNFSFHSPSLRAGHTPYVREPADVEAFFDWWHQVLSYLASRDVKPTCIGDIDAAILR; from the coding sequence ATGACCTTTGCAAGATTGCCGGGCAAGGACGACTTCGTCCAGTTCGCGCCAGGTTTCGGGCAGCGCTATCTTGTCACCATCGATGTCGAGGAAGAGTTCGACTGGACCCGCCCGATCCAGCGCGAAGGCTATTCTCTGGACGCGATCGAGGCGATCACCGATTTTCAGACACTGTGCGAACAATATGGCGTAACGCCTTTGTATCTGGTGGATTGGCCGATCATTTCGGACCCGCGCGGCAAGGAAATCTATGGCGCGCTGGTTCGCGAAGGGCGCGCCGAGGTCGGCATTCAGCTGCATCCCTGGGTCAATCCGCCGTTCGACGAAGAGGTGACCCAGCGCAATACTTATGCCGGCAACCTGCCGCCCGAGCTGGAACGTGCAAAATTCTACCGACTGCGCGATGCGATCGCCGAGGTAACCGGCAAGCAGCCGATCGCCTATCGCGCCGGGCGCTATGGCATCGGCCCCGAGACGCTCAATCTGCTGCGCGAGGCAGGTGTGCGGTTCGATACCTCGGTGCGCGCCAATTTCGATTACAGCAAGGCCGAGGGCCCGGACTTTTCGCATTATCCGCTTGAGCCCTATTGGCTGGATCGGCGGCTGGACATCGTCGAGCTGCCGGTGACGTCGGTCTATTGGGGGCTGCTGCGCCGCCAGGGACCGATTTTCCCGTTCGCGCAGATGGCGGGTCTCACCAAGTCGCTGATGGCCCGCGGGCGGTTGCTCGAACGCATCTCGCTGACGCCAGAAGGCATTTCGGTCACCGAGGTGATCCGCGGGATCGACATCGCGCTCGACGATGGTCTGCCGATCCTCAATTTCTCGTTCCACTCGCCCTCGCTGCGCGCAGGCCACACGCCCTATGTTCGCGAGCCTGCGGATGTGGAGGCGTTTTTCGACTGGTGGCATCAGGTGCTGTCGTATCTGGCATCGCGCGACGTCAAGCCGACCTGCATTGGCGATATCGATGCTGCCATACTGCGCTGA
- a CDS encoding Lrp/AsnC family transcriptional regulator, giving the protein MSSLDQIDRQLLTRLQDEGRITNVELASRVGLTAPPCLRRVRALEEAGIIRGYHADIDFILKIVARDLQEFQAFLTSKLTPAANVASVKTSLTIRTSKQQPGVPLDE; this is encoded by the coding sequence GTGTCAAGTCTGGACCAAATCGATCGACAGTTGCTGACCAGACTGCAGGATGAAGGTCGCATCACCAATGTCGAACTGGCCAGCCGCGTCGGCCTGACCGCCCCGCCCTGCCTTCGCCGTGTACGCGCGCTGGAAGAAGCTGGTATCATCCGGGGCTATCACGCCGATATCGACTTCATTCTCAAGATCGTAGCGCGCGATCTTCAGGAGTTTCAGGCGTTCCTGACCTCCAAGCTGACCCCGGCTGCCAACGTTGCCAGCGTGAAGACCTCGCTGACCATCCGTACGTCCAAACAGCAGCCCGGCGTTCCGCTCGACGAATAA
- a CDS encoding RidA family protein, which translates to MIRHLPLLTLLLLACAGAAQAQPIIRHPNPPPAIILNGVTIPPGAEILMLSGQLADPIDPARTDSIEAYGDTRTQTISTFCKIEKALADRGYAMSDVVKLTVFVVGDPALGGKMDFAGFNAGYRAFFGTSQNPNLVARSTVQVAGLAGPHYLIEIEAIAAKAR; encoded by the coding sequence TTGATTCGTCATCTGCCGCTTTTGACGCTCCTGTTGCTGGCATGTGCCGGCGCCGCGCAAGCCCAGCCGATCATCCGCCATCCCAATCCGCCACCTGCGATCATTCTGAACGGGGTGACGATCCCGCCGGGTGCGGAGATCCTGATGCTCAGCGGCCAGCTCGCCGATCCGATCGACCCTGCGCGCACCGACAGCATCGAAGCCTATGGTGATACCCGCACCCAGACGATCAGCACCTTTTGCAAGATCGAAAAGGCGCTGGCGGACCGAGGCTATGCGATGTCCGACGTGGTCAAGCTCACCGTGTTCGTGGTCGGCGATCCCGCGCTCGGCGGCAAGATGGACTTTGCCGGTTTCAACGCAGGGTACCGCGCATTCTTCGGCACCAGCCAGAACCCAAATCTGGTCGCGCGATCGACCGTGCAGGTGGCAGGACTCGCCGGTCCGCATTATCTGATCGAGATCGAAGCGATCGCTGCCAAGGCCAGATAG
- a CDS encoding sensor histidine kinase: MHFDDRLTTVLAGDVPGGAAAVAQYRQLVDILGQIGASAADERHALGLARIHSLRSAVSESDRLLTVQCLSGRLVSPVLVQYLAAETPQIASAAIRAARLTDSQWAALVPALPTRARGFLRHRRDLGARTRALLDQLGLYDTALPDAAAQVALAEPEAQSGVAEPIASDPVPTADLPSADVISTEPTAEAAAPIADALQPDEPLPIEALASVANVATAPESGGPQSIGEIVKRIEALQEVRFKQAMEDRPATAVPDWNRLGHAVQGDAIQADAITGDAMSRDATQDDDRSAANEPLAVAPESVTPEEFRFSTGVDGAIASASGVALGAVYGLSLALPAMAGFRGVDAAVATAFSRRMPVRGGRANLGGAAGLSGEWRIDADPVFDRASGRFIGYNGMVRRPMAWESAGPQDDGAMLAGRDGLRQIVHELRTPLNAIMGFSEIIEQQLFGPVAAEYRDMALRIRQDARQLLSGFDDLDTALRLDRNALDDPAGQVAPGDLVDRLIGRVQPLLDHAGTRLEIGALPAGAVIAVSPQAIDRIVPRLAAALIGCCAPDEVLTLSFAQHADALDLRFSRPRSLAALNRDQLFDVDRASAGHDDGGPLLGLGFCLRLVRNLLAAQGGELAVEADALCLTLPCTRISAEAARS; encoded by the coding sequence ATGCATTTCGATGATCGCCTGACCACAGTTCTCGCCGGTGACGTCCCCGGCGGAGCGGCTGCGGTGGCGCAATATCGGCAGCTGGTGGACATTCTGGGCCAGATCGGCGCAAGCGCTGCTGACGAACGCCATGCCCTGGGTCTGGCGCGTATCCACAGTCTGCGCAGCGCGGTGAGTGAATCGGATCGCCTTCTGACGGTGCAGTGCCTGTCGGGGCGGCTGGTATCGCCGGTGCTGGTCCAGTATCTGGCGGCGGAAACCCCGCAGATCGCCAGCGCTGCCATCCGTGCGGCTCGGCTGACCGACAGCCAATGGGCCGCGCTGGTTCCCGCATTGCCGACGCGCGCGCGCGGCTTTCTGCGTCACCGCCGCGATTTAGGCGCGCGCACCCGTGCCTTGCTCGATCAACTGGGGCTGTACGATACCGCGCTGCCCGATGCGGCGGCGCAGGTCGCCTTAGCTGAACCGGAGGCGCAGAGCGGCGTTGCCGAACCCATCGCTTCCGATCCGGTGCCGACCGCCGACCTGCCATCAGCCGATGTCATCTCCACCGAGCCGACAGCCGAAGCGGCCGCGCCGATCGCAGATGCGCTGCAGCCCGATGAACCTTTGCCTATCGAGGCCTTGGCCAGCGTCGCCAACGTTGCCACCGCGCCCGAAAGCGGCGGGCCGCAGAGCATCGGGGAGATCGTCAAGCGGATCGAGGCGCTGCAGGAAGTGCGCTTCAAGCAGGCGATGGAAGATCGTCCAGCCACCGCGGTGCCCGACTGGAATCGGCTGGGCCATGCGGTGCAGGGCGATGCCATCCAGGCCGATGCGATCACGGGCGATGCTATGTCCCGCGATGCGACGCAGGACGATGACCGTTCTGCCGCCAACGAGCCGCTCGCCGTTGCGCCGGAGAGTGTTACCCCCGAGGAGTTCCGTTTTTCGACCGGTGTCGACGGCGCGATTGCCAGCGCCAGCGGTGTCGCGCTGGGCGCGGTCTACGGCCTTTCGCTCGCGCTTCCGGCGATGGCCGGGTTCCGCGGAGTCGATGCTGCGGTCGCGACCGCGTTCAGCCGCCGGATGCCGGTGCGCGGCGGCCGCGCCAATCTGGGCGGTGCTGCGGGCCTGTCGGGCGAGTGGCGCATTGATGCCGACCCGGTGTTCGATCGCGCCAGCGGGCGCTTCATCGGCTATAATGGCATGGTCCGCCGCCCGATGGCGTGGGAAAGCGCAGGGCCCCAGGACGATGGCGCGATGCTCGCCGGACGCGATGGTCTGCGCCAGATCGTCCACGAACTGCGCACGCCGCTGAACGCGATCATGGGCTTTTCCGAGATCATCGAACAGCAGCTGTTCGGTCCGGTGGCTGCAGAATACAGGGACATGGCGCTGCGCATCCGCCAGGACGCACGCCAGCTGCTGAGCGGCTTTGACGATCTCGATACTGCGCTGCGGCTCGATCGCAACGCGCTGGATGATCCCGCCGGACAGGTCGCTCCGGGCGATCTGGTCGACCGGCTGATCGGGCGGGTCCAGCCGTTGCTCGACCATGCAGGCACCAGGCTGGAGATCGGCGCATTGCCCGCAGGCGCGGTAATCGCGGTGTCGCCCCAGGCGATCGACCGCATCGTGCCCCGGCTCGCCGCAGCGCTGATCGGCTGCTGCGCGCCGGATGAGGTGCTCACGCTTTCGTTCGCCCAGCATGCAGACGCGCTGGATCTGCGCTTCAGCCGCCCCCGCTCGCTCGCCGCCCTCAACCGGGATCAGCTGTTCGATGTCGACCGGGCTTCGGCAGGGCATGACGATGGCGGCCCGCTGCTGGGTCTGGGGTTTTGTCTCAGGCTGGTGCGCAATCTTCTGGCTGCACAGGGCGGCGAGCTCGCTGTGGAGGCCGATGCTCTGTGCTTGACCTTGCCTTGCACGCGGATTAGCGCAGAAGCCGCGCGTTCCTAG